From Zingiber officinale cultivar Zhangliang chromosome 5B, Zo_v1.1, whole genome shotgun sequence, the proteins below share one genomic window:
- the LOC121987629 gene encoding SKP1-like protein 1, which produces MDKKKITLLSSDGEAFEVDAAVAMMSKTIEHMVEFDCVEDTIPLPNVTSRILVKVIEYCQKHVLDDPAKSSDDKAELKSWDDNFVKVDQATLFELMLAANYMDIKGLLDLLCQSVADMITGKSPEEIRKTFNIKNDFTPEEEEKVRRESQWAFE; this is translated from the exons ATGGACAAGAAGAAGATCACCCTGTTGAGCTCCGACGGCGAGGCGTTTGAGGTGGACGCTGCGGTGGCCATGATGTCCAAGACCATCGAGCACATGGTCGAGTTCGACTGTGTAGAGGACACGATCCCCCTCCCCAACGTCACCTCCAGGATCCTTGTCAAGGTCATTGAGTACTGCCAGAAGCACGTTCTTGATGATCCTGCCAAGTCTTCCGACGACAAGGCAGAACTCAAGTCTTGGGATGACAATTTCGTTAAAGTCGACCAAGCCACCCTATTCGAACTTATGTTG GCTGCAAATTACATGGACATTAAGGGGTTGCTGGATTTGTTATGCCAAAGTGTAGCTGATATGATTACGGGAAAGTCTCCTGAAGAGATTCGTAAGACGTTCAACATCAAGAACGACTTCACCcctgaagaagaggaaaaagttcGCAGGGAGAGTCAATGGGCGTTCGAATAA